The DNA window AGGCGGTCGTTTTCTGTCCGTCGAAATGGGGAAAAGCGGAGTCGCGATCGAAGGAAAGGTTCGCCGGCTGACGTCCCTGCGGCGTGCAGGGGGCGACCGCGTGATCGTTGCTGCGCGGAACAACGACAAGCTTCAGCTGCTTCATCCTCTGCGCTCGAGCGGGGCAGGGAGCAAACAACTTCTCACCAACAAACGCCATGACGAATCTGCACATCGTGGACCTGCTGGTGATCGCGGCCTACTTCCTCGTGCTGGCAGGGATCGCGTTATGGGCCGCCCGGCGCAAGAAGAATGTCAGCTCCGATTACTTTCTCGCGGGCCGCGATGTGGGCTGGCTCGCGGTTGGCGCCAGCCTCTTCGCATCGAACATCGGAAGCGAGCATCTCGTGGGACTGGCCGGCACCGGAGCCGCAAGCGGGCTCGCAGTAGGCCACTTCGAGCTGCTCGCGAGCTTCATCCTGCTGCTTCTTGGTTGGCTGTTCGTTCCGTTCTACCTGCGGAGCGGCGTGTACACGATGCCCGAGTTCCTGGAGCTCCGATACAACTCCGCTTCGCGCGCGTACTTCACGTGGGTGTCAATAGTGGGATACGTGCTCACGAAGATCAGTGTGACCCTGTTCGCGGGTGGCATCGTGATGCGGGCGGTCACCGGACTCGATTTCTGGACGAGCGCGGCAATTCTGGTCGTCATTACGGGTCTGTACGTCATTTTCGGCGGGCTACGCGCCGTGATCTATACAGAGGTGATGCAGACACTCGTACTGATCGTCGGTGCGGTGGTGCTTACCTTCGTCGGCCTCGGGGCCGTGGGAGGTTGGTCGGGGCTCGAAGCTCGCGTGCCGCCGGACTTCTTCTCCATGTGGAAGCCCTCTGACCATCCTGCCTTCCCCTGGACCGGAGTGTTGTTCGGAGCACCGATCCTCGGCATCTGGTACTGGTGTACGGACCAGGTCATCGTGCAGCGTGTACTCGCGGCGCGCAACATAAGAGAGGCCCGTCGCGGGACGATCTTTGCCGGATTTCTGAAGATCCTTCCTGTGTTCATCTTCGTTCTCCCTGGCATGATCGCCGCGGCCCTGTACGAGGATGTCCGGACAGGTTCGGCCGATTCCGCCTTTCCCGTGCTCGTGTCGCGGTTGCTCCCTATCGGGCTGAAAGGTCTGGTCCTCGCAGGAATGCTTGCTGCGCTCATGAGCTCGCTCGCCTCCGCATTCAACTCCGCCTCGACCCTGCTGACATGGGACGTCTACCGCAAGTGGAGGCCGGACGCGAGCGAAGCGCGATTGGTGGCCGTCGGACGCGTGGCTACCGTGATCCTGGTTGTTCTCGGCCTCGCCTGGATCCCTTTCATGAAATACATCTCGCCACAGCTCTACATCTACCTTCAGAGCGTCCAGGCGTACATCGCGCCGCCGATTGCGGCATGCTTCCTTCTTGGGATCATGAGTCCGCGACTGAACGGCCGCGGCGCGCTCGCGGCTTTGTGGACGGGCTTCGTGATTGGCTTCGCCCGTCTCGTTCTCGAGCTCTCCAAGTCCAAGCTGCCGCCCGATACGCTGTGGTCATGGATTGCGGGGATCAACTTCCTTCATTTCGCCGCACTGCTGTTCGCACTCTGCAGCGCGATCCTGATAGTAGTCAGCTTCCTCACTCCGCCGCCCGCGCCAGACCGCGTTGCTGACCTCACGCTCCAGACGGCGACAAAGGAGGTCGATACCGCGGACACTCCGGCCGAGCGGCGGTTGACGATCGCGCTGTCGCTGCTGCTTGCGGCGACGATCGGCGTAATCTGGATCATCTTCCGATAAAGGACCCGATACCGCTGAAACCGCATGACAGTTCGGCACAGCTTGGATACTTTCCAGCCGGCAACGAAACGGTACTGACAATTCCCGAAACAGCGGATCCGACCAGCGAGTTTCGAGTTGGACTGATCGGTTATGGACTCGCCGGCGCGGTGTTTCATGCTCCGCTGATCGAGGCGACACCGGGGCTCAGTCTCGCGGCGATCGTAACGAGTAACGAGGAACGCCGGGACGACGCGCGACGAGCGCATCCGCGCGCAACGATCTTCCACGACACGACACAGCTATGGGCTCACGCGCAGGAGCTCGATCTTGTCGTCGTCGCCTCTCCGAATAGAACACACGTCCCGCTTGCTTTGACCGCGCTCGCCGCGGGCCTCCATGTCGTCGTCGACAAGCCGCTGGCGCCGACTGCGGCAGAGGGTCGTCGCCTGATCGACGAAGCGCGCAAGCGAGGGCGCATGCTAACGGTATTTCAGAATCGACGATGGGACGGCGATTTTCTCACCGTCCAGCGTCTGTTGAGCGAGGGAGCGCTCGGCGCCCCTCTGCGTTTCGAGTCACGCTTCGACCGATGGCGGCCGGTTCCAAAAGGTGGATGGCGCGAGGAGGGCGCTCCGGAAGAGGCGGGCGGGCTGCTGTACGATCTCGGGAGTCATCTCATCGATCAAGCATTGGTTCTGTTCGGTCCTGCGAGTCACGTTTACGCTGAGCTCGACCGCCGCCGCCCCTCGGTTGAGGTTGACGACGACGCTTTCGTCGCGCTTACCCACGCGTCGGGTGTGCGCTCTCACCTTTTCATGAGTGTAGTGGCTGCGCAACCCGGTCCGCGGTTTCGCGTTCTCGGGAGCGAAGCTGCGTACGTGAAGCATGGACTCGACGTACAGGAAGCCGCCCTTCGGAGCAATCCTCGCGTCGATTCCACGGGTTTTGGAGAGGATCCGCGTGACGCGTGGGGACTTCTGGGACAAGGTGATGAAACGCGCCCGGTCACGACTGAGGTTGGAGGCTACCAGCGTTTCTACGAAGGAGTTGTCGTTGCACTCCGAGGTGGCGCTCCGCCACCCGTCGATCCCGCCGATGCTGTGGCTGCGCTCGAGATCATCGAAGCCGCGCGACGCTCCTCCGAGGAGAGAAGTCTGATCCGGCTGTGATCGTAAGACGGCTCCAATTGTGCCAGATTTGCACAAATTGTGTTACACCACTGTTACCGGGTCGCCTCTGGTTCGGCTGGAGCCCCAAGCGCCCGGCCGTCGGCGGCGAACAAGTGCACACGACCCGGCGGCACATGGACGGTGATCAGCTCGCCCACATCCGGCAGCAAATCGTTCGACACGGATGCCAGCAACCGGTGAGGACCGACGTCGAAATGGACGTGGCTCGTTCCTCCCAGGCGCTCGACCAGCACCACGCGTCCCGGCACCGGGTTCTCGACTGACTGAGCCTCGCTGGAATCCGCCTCGAGGTGTTCTGGCCTGATCCCCAGCGTGACCGAGTCGGATGCACTTTCCTCCTTCAGAACATCGGGGCTCAGCTTCACTCGAATTCCCTCAGCGACAAAGACCGGCGCGCCGTCGTCGTGCTCGAGGCGGCCGTCAATGAAATTCATCGGTGGCGTTCCGATGAACCCAGCGACGAATCGGTTGATGGGGGCACGATAGAGCTCGATTGGGGTGCCGACCTGCTGCATGCGTCCATTCGCCAGAACGACGATCCGGTCGCCCAGCGTCATCGCTTCGACCTGATCGTGTGTCACGTACACCGTCGTCGTCTTCAGCCGGCGCTGAAGACCACCGATTTCGATCCGCATCTGGGCGCGAAGCCCGGCGTCGAGATTGGACAAAGGCTCGTCGAACAGAAACACGAGTGGCTCGCGCACCATCGCCCGCCCCATTGCGACGCGCTGCTGCTGTCCCCCGGAGAGCTGCTTCGGCTTGCGATCCAGCAACGGCTCGAGCCTCAACATTCCTGCCGCCCAGGTCACTCGGCGGTCTATCTCAGGCGTGGCGATTTTCCTCAGACGCAGGCCAAGCGAGAGATTCTCGCGCACATTCATGTGCGGGTAGAGGCCGTAGTCCTGGAACACCATCGCAACGTCCCGGTCCCTGGGGGGCAAGGCTGTCACATCGCGCTGGTCGATGCGAATCGTGCCAGTCGTGACTTCCTCGAGACCGGCGAGCATCCGAAGGATCGTTGTCTTACCTGAGCCTGACCCGCCGACGAGAACGAGCAGCTCGCCGTCGGCAACGTGAAGGTCAAAATCTTCCACGACGGTCAAGTCGCCGAACCGCTTCGTGATGTGCTCGAAGTAAACTGGGGGCATAGCTATCCTTTTACTCCAGAGCTCGCAATGCTCTCGATGAAGTTGCGCTGAAGGAATGCGTAGGCGACGACGACGGGCACCACCAGGACCATCGCTGAGGCCAGTGACACGCCAACCGAGCCGGCGCCGCCGCCGAGTGCGAAGACGGTGAGCAGCTGCGGCAGCGTCATCAGCTGTTGCTCGCGGACCACCAACAGCGGCCAGAGCACCTCATTCCATGATCCCATGAACGTGAAGATCGCGACGATCGACAGCACGGGCTTCGACAGCGGCCAGAAAATCGTGAACAGGATGCGCATCTCTCCCATTCCGTCCATTCGCGCAGAGTCGATCAGAGACTGCGGGATCTGGAGAAAGAACTGCCTCAGCATCAGGATCGCGGTCGCGTTGAAGAGGTAGGGGACGATGAGCGCCGCGTATGTATCGATCCATCCGAGCTGAACGATGAGCGTGTACATCGGAATGAGCGTGAGCTGGCCAGGCACGAGGAGCACGCCAATCGTTGCGGCGTTGAGCCACGGGCGACCCCGGAAGCGCAGGCGAGCCATTGCGTATGCGGTCATCGAGCCGAAAACCAGCACCGAGAGCGTTATCGTGCCGGCGACCAATGTGCTGTTGATCAGCGCCCGGCCGAACGGCGCTCGCGCCCACATCGTGCGGTAGTTGTCGAGTGTGATGTTGTCGGGGATCAGCGCGAGTGTGCCGATTTCGGTTGGCGGCTTGAACGTCGCCGATACCATCCAGAGGAACGGGTAAATGAAGGTCAGCGCGGCGAGCGTGAGCCCTGCGTACAACGCAATGCGGCCGAGTAGCCTCATACGGCCTCCGCGCTGCCGATAACGCGCCTTTGAATGAAAACGACTGTCCCGATAATGAGCGCCAGTGCGACTCCAATGGTCGCAGCGTATCCCATCTTCTGATACGAGAACGCGTTCGTGTAGAGATACAGAACGATCGAGTATGTGCGTCTAAGCGGGCCCCCGCCTGTCATCACATACGGCTCGATGAAGAGCTGAAAGCCGTTGATCGTTGAAAGAGTGACGACGAGGATTGTCTGAGGGAGCAGCATTGGCAGTGTGAGATGCCGGAACCGCTGCAACGAAGTTGCGCCTTCGATCTCGATTGCTTCCTGACACGAGCGCGGAATGTATTGAAGGCCGGCAAGGTAGATGATCACGTAGAAGCCGACGTTCTTCCATGTCACCATCGCTGCGATTGCGGGCATCGCTGTCGTTGGATCGGTAAGCCACGGCACAGGAGCTACGCCGATGCGCGCAAGCAGCTTGTTGATCA is part of the Gemmatimonadaceae bacterium genome and encodes:
- a CDS encoding sodium:solute symporter; this translates as MTNLHIVDLLVIAAYFLVLAGIALWAARRKKNVSSDYFLAGRDVGWLAVGASLFASNIGSEHLVGLAGTGAASGLAVGHFELLASFILLLLGWLFVPFYLRSGVYTMPEFLELRYNSASRAYFTWVSIVGYVLTKISVTLFAGGIVMRAVTGLDFWTSAAILVVITGLYVIFGGLRAVIYTEVMQTLVLIVGAVVLTFVGLGAVGGWSGLEARVPPDFFSMWKPSDHPAFPWTGVLFGAPILGIWYWCTDQVIVQRVLAARNIREARRGTIFAGFLKILPVFIFVLPGMIAAALYEDVRTGSADSAFPVLVSRLLPIGLKGLVLAGMLAALMSSLASAFNSASTLLTWDVYRKWRPDASEARLVAVGRVATVILVVLGLAWIPFMKYISPQLYIYLQSVQAYIAPPIAACFLLGIMSPRLNGRGALAALWTGFVIGFARLVLELSKSKLPPDTLWSWIAGINFLHFAALLFALCSAILIVVSFLTPPPAPDRVADLTLQTATKEVDTADTPAERRLTIALSLLLAATIGVIWIIFR
- a CDS encoding Gfo/Idh/MocA family oxidoreductase; translation: MIGYGLAGAVFHAPLIEATPGLSLAAIVTSNEERRDDARRAHPRATIFHDTTQLWAHAQELDLVVVASPNRTHVPLALTALAAGLHVVVDKPLAPTAAEGRRLIDEARKRGRMLTVFQNRRWDGDFLTVQRLLSEGALGAPLRFESRFDRWRPVPKGGWREEGAPEEAGGLLYDLGSHLIDQALVLFGPASHVYAELDRRRPSVEVDDDAFVALTHASGVRSHLFMSVVAAQPGPRFRVLGSEAAYVKHGLDVQEAALRSNPRVDSTGFGEDPRDAWGLLGQGDETRPVTTEVGGYQRFYEGVVVALRGGAPPPVDPADAVAALEIIEAARRSSEERSLIRL
- the ugpC gene encoding sn-glycerol-3-phosphate ABC transporter ATP-binding protein UgpC — protein: MPPVYFEHITKRFGDLTVVEDFDLHVADGELLVLVGGSGSGKTTILRMLAGLEEVTTGTIRIDQRDVTALPPRDRDVAMVFQDYGLYPHMNVRENLSLGLRLRKIATPEIDRRVTWAAGMLRLEPLLDRKPKQLSGGQQQRVAMGRAMVREPLVFLFDEPLSNLDAGLRAQMRIEIGGLQRRLKTTTVYVTHDQVEAMTLGDRIVVLANGRMQQVGTPIELYRAPINRFVAGFIGTPPMNFIDGRLEHDDGAPVFVAEGIRVKLSPDVLKEESASDSVTLGIRPEHLEADSSEAQSVENPVPGRVVLVERLGGTSHVHFDVGPHRLLASVSNDLLPDVGELITVHVPPGRVHLFAADGRALGAPAEPEATR
- a CDS encoding carbohydrate ABC transporter permease; this translates as MRLLGRIALYAGLTLAALTFIYPFLWMVSATFKPPTEIGTLALIPDNITLDNYRTMWARAPFGRALINSTLVAGTITLSVLVFGSMTAYAMARLRFRGRPWLNAATIGVLLVPGQLTLIPMYTLIVQLGWIDTYAALIVPYLFNATAILMLRQFFLQIPQSLIDSARMDGMGEMRILFTIFWPLSKPVLSIVAIFTFMGSWNEVLWPLLVVREQQLMTLPQLLTVFALGGGAGSVGVSLASAMVLVVPVVVAYAFLQRNFIESIASSGVKG
- a CDS encoding sugar ABC transporter permease, which gives rise to MRAEQRSGALLAAPYALFLLAFAAYPIAFALVLVFLHWDLVTPPSFAGLDNVQFLANDARFWRAVGNTFVFLAIHVPLQIATALALAVALNRPLRLRAFWRAAFFLPVVISGAVVAILWSNLYATDVGLINKLLARIGVAPVPWLTDPTTAMPAIAAMVTWKNVGFYVIIYLAGLQYIPRSCQEAIEIEGATSLQRFRHLTLPMLLPQTILVVTLSTINGFQLFIEPYVMTGGGPLRRTYSIVLYLYTNAFSYQKMGYAATIGVALALIIGTVVFIQRRVIGSAEAV